From a region of the Neisseria subflava genome:
- a CDS encoding uracil-xanthine permease family protein yields the protein MNQLKTAVAGAQILFVAFGAMVLVPLLTGLNPALALLGAGLGTLLFQLVTKRKVPIFLGSSFAFIAPIIYSIGEWGLPSTMFGLFAAGFMYFVFAALIRWRGLDAVHKLLPPVVIGPVIMVIGLSVAAAASSMAMGQSGGKQIIDYIDSLILSGFTFAVTVIVSVFGSKMMKLIPILIGVASGYVLALIMGLVDTGAIINAPWFAVPHFETPQVNWQAALFMLPVAIAPAIEHIGGIMAIGNVTGKNYTKDPGLDKTLAGDGLGVCVAGLIGGPPVTTYGEVTGAVMITKNSNPVIMTWAAIFAICMAFFGKFNAFLASIPMPVMGGIMLLLFGTIASLGIKTLIDAKVDLMQPKNLVIVSSVLTTGIGGMIIKVGTLSFAGVGLCAVLAIILNCVLPNTKSEEA from the coding sequence ATGAATCAGCTTAAAACGGCGGTAGCCGGTGCGCAGATTTTGTTTGTCGCATTCGGTGCTATGGTGCTTGTGCCGCTTCTGACGGGACTGAACCCGGCTTTGGCGTTATTGGGTGCAGGCTTGGGCACTTTGTTGTTCCAATTGGTTACCAAACGTAAAGTGCCGATTTTCCTCGGCTCTTCTTTTGCCTTTATTGCACCGATTATCTACTCCATCGGCGAATGGGGCCTGCCTTCTACCATGTTCGGCCTGTTTGCGGCCGGCTTCATGTACTTCGTCTTTGCCGCGCTGATTAGATGGCGCGGTCTGGATGCGGTACACAAGCTGTTGCCACCCGTGGTTATCGGCCCGGTGATTATGGTAATCGGCTTGTCCGTGGCCGCCGCAGCCAGCAGCATGGCAATGGGTCAATCAGGCGGCAAGCAGATCATCGACTATATCGATTCGCTGATTCTGTCCGGCTTTACCTTTGCGGTAACCGTCATCGTTTCTGTCTTCGGCAGCAAAATGATGAAGCTGATTCCGATTCTGATCGGCGTGGCTTCCGGCTATGTGTTGGCTTTAATCATGGGCTTGGTCGATACCGGCGCCATCATCAACGCTCCTTGGTTTGCCGTCCCTCATTTTGAAACGCCTCAAGTCAACTGGCAGGCTGCCTTGTTTATGCTGCCCGTTGCTATCGCCCCAGCCATCGAACACATCGGCGGCATCATGGCCATCGGCAATGTAACTGGCAAAAACTACACCAAAGACCCGGGCTTAGATAAAACCCTCGCCGGCGACGGCTTGGGCGTATGCGTGGCCGGTTTGATCGGCGGCCCTCCTGTAACCACTTACGGCGAAGTAACCGGCGCGGTGATGATTACCAAAAACAGCAACCCCGTCATCATGACTTGGGCGGCAATTTTTGCGATTTGCATGGCGTTTTTCGGTAAATTCAACGCGTTTTTGGCTTCGATCCCCATGCCGGTTATGGGCGGTATTATGTTGCTGCTGTTCGGTACTATCGCTTCTTTGGGCATCAAAACATTGATTGATGCGAAAGTCGATTTGATGCAGCCGAAAAACCTGGTTATCGTCAGCTCCGTATTGACGACTGGCATCGGCGGCATGATTATCAAAGTAGGTACTTTGAGCTTCGCCGGTGTAGGTTTATGCGCCGTATTGGCCATTATCCTGAACTGTGTTTTGCCCAATACAAAATCAGAAGAAGCATAA